The following proteins are encoded in a genomic region of Methanomicrobiales archaeon HGW-Methanomicrobiales-1:
- a CDS encoding iron ABC transporter permease — protein sequence MHLDISAVKEPGAYTGYIRKKILFLGACMGALVLLAFVSVGVGSVMIPFADVIQTLVYHSSGNAEMIVWNIRLPRVLAAVVCGTGLAAAGVVMQSVLRNPLSSPYTLGVSQAAAFGAAVAITLFGAGTLGRLVSDAIVVNNPYLVTICAFIASLIATSAILLVAKYRSTSPEVMILVGVALAALFTAGTTFLQYFSSAEQIAAIVFWTFGDVGRATWTDLAIMVAVITPCLIYFIIKRWDYNALDSGDETAKSLGVNAERVRTVAMFLSSLIAAVVVSFLGIIGFIGLVSPHMVRRIIGDDQRYLLPGSCIVGGIILLGADTVARIIIAPAVLPAGVLTAFLGAPLFLYLLIRGNRS from the coding sequence ATGCATCTTGATATCAGTGCCGTTAAGGAACCCGGGGCCTATACCGGCTACATCCGGAAAAAGATCCTCTTCCTTGGTGCCTGTATGGGAGCCCTGGTTCTCCTGGCATTCGTATCCGTGGGTGTGGGGAGTGTCATGATCCCCTTTGCCGATGTGATCCAGACGCTGGTGTACCACTCCTCGGGAAATGCAGAGATGATCGTCTGGAACATCCGGCTTCCCCGGGTGCTTGCTGCGGTTGTCTGCGGGACTGGTCTTGCGGCGGCGGGTGTTGTGATGCAATCCGTTTTGCGCAACCCGTTAAGTTCCCCGTACACGCTGGGTGTCTCGCAGGCTGCGGCATTCGGTGCAGCGGTTGCGATCACCCTGTTTGGTGCAGGCACTCTCGGGCGCCTTGTCTCTGATGCGATTGTGGTCAATAACCCGTACCTTGTCACCATCTGTGCATTCATCGCATCACTGATAGCAACGTCGGCAATCCTGCTCGTAGCAAAATACCGGAGCACGTCGCCTGAGGTAATGATCCTTGTAGGTGTCGCACTTGCGGCATTGTTTACGGCCGGGACAACATTCCTCCAGTACTTCTCCAGCGCCGAACAGATCGCTGCGATCGTCTTCTGGACATTTGGCGACGTAGGGAGGGCAACATGGACGGATCTTGCGATTATGGTTGCCGTAATCACGCCTTGCCTTATCTATTTCATCATCAAACGATGGGATTACAATGCACTTGACAGCGGCGATGAGACGGCAAAGAGTCTTGGAGTCAATGCAGAACGTGTGCGGACTGTGGCGATGTTCCTTTCATCGTTAATCGCGGCAGTCGTGGTGTCGTTCCTTGGCATTATCGGATTCATCGGTCTCGTCAGCCCGCACATGGTCCGACGTATAATAGGCGATGACCAGCGGTATCTTCTCCCTGGCTCCTGCATTGTAGGGGGGATCATTCTTCTCGGTGCTGATACCGTGGCCCGTATCATCATTGCACCGGCAGTGCTCCCGGCGGGAGTGCTCACTGCATTTCTCGGAGCCCCGCTCTTCCTCTACCTTCTGATAAGGGGGAACCGGTCATGA
- a CDS encoding iron ABC transporter ATP-binding protein — MILNVENLSFRYNSHPVLEEVCCEARPDEIVAILGPNGAGKTTLLRCMNAMLRPKTGTVMLGEQDILSSSRREIAQLVAHVPQHIEPPRVTAFDAILLGRRPWIGMKVCRNDLLKVQAIIEQLNLSSLALRHVDAMSGGELQKVAIARALVQEPRVMLLDEPTSSLDLKNQHEIMRFIRSVVHTHHLTALMTMHDLNLALHYADRFVLLKEGMVFAAGGEEVITPKLIEEVYGVPVSIQRWGGRNVVVPHADADYPLESPGIPAGR, encoded by the coding sequence ATGATCCTGAACGTAGAGAATCTCTCGTTCCGGTACAACAGCCATCCGGTTCTTGAAGAGGTCTGCTGCGAGGCCCGGCCTGATGAGATCGTCGCGATTCTCGGGCCGAACGGGGCCGGTAAAACCACCCTGCTGCGCTGCATGAATGCCATGCTCAGGCCAAAGACCGGTACCGTCATGCTTGGCGAACAGGATATCCTCTCATCTTCCCGCAGGGAAATTGCGCAGTTGGTTGCCCATGTTCCCCAGCATATTGAACCGCCACGGGTCACCGCGTTCGATGCAATCCTGCTCGGGCGCCGCCCGTGGATTGGGATGAAAGTGTGCAGGAATGATCTCTTAAAAGTCCAGGCAATCATCGAGCAGCTCAACCTGTCCAGTCTCGCGCTCCGGCACGTGGATGCAATGAGCGGTGGGGAGCTCCAGAAAGTTGCCATTGCCCGTGCACTGGTGCAGGAGCCCCGTGTGATGCTGCTCGATGAACCGACCAGCAGCCTTGACCTGAAAAACCAGCATGAGATCATGCGGTTCATCCGCTCGGTTGTCCACACGCACCATCTCACTGCACTCATGACCATGCACGATCTCAATCTCGCGTTACACTACGCTGACCGTTTTGTCCTGCTCAAAGAGGGCATGGTCTTTGCAGCCGGTGGGGAAGAAGTGATCACGCCAAAACTGATCGAAGAGGTGTATGGCGTACCGGTTTCCATTCAGCGCTGGGGAGGGAGGAATGTGGTTGTTCCGCATGCTGATGCAGATTATCCCCTGGAATCACCAGGGATTCCTGCAGGACGGTGA
- a CDS encoding formylmethanofuran dehydrogenase yields the protein MTQSIKSYNEAVAFHGHACPGLALGYRAAAYAMDALRAGRSDDEDLVCIVENDACGVDAIQLVAGCSVGKGNLILHDFGKHAYTFIDRKYNRAIRLVQRPEPVGQRIDPVASALREKVMGGTATPAEHKEFHERQVGVIDAILKMPIDERFIAKEVKPEIPVRAKIFASVPCAKCGEMVAEHRARVRDGKFVCMPCAGEYGRGW from the coding sequence ATGACCCAATCCATAAAATCCTACAATGAAGCCGTTGCCTTTCACGGGCATGCCTGCCCTGGACTTGCTCTCGGCTACCGGGCTGCAGCGTACGCGATGGACGCTCTCCGGGCCGGCCGCTCTGACGATGAAGATCTTGTCTGTATTGTAGAAAACGATGCCTGTGGCGTGGATGCAATCCAGCTGGTTGCCGGATGTTCGGTGGGAAAAGGCAACCTTATCCTCCATGACTTTGGCAAGCATGCTTACACCTTCATCGACCGGAAATACAACCGGGCTATCCGCCTTGTCCAGAGACCGGAACCGGTTGGCCAGCGCATAGACCCGGTGGCCTCAGCACTCCGGGAAAAAGTGATGGGCGGGACTGCAACACCCGCAGAGCATAAAGAGTTCCACGAGCGACAGGTAGGGGTTATCGATGCGATCCTTAAGATGCCCATCGATGAACGTTTCATCGCAAAAGAAGTCAAACCAGAGATTCCCGTGCGGGCAAAGATCTTCGCATCCGTGCCGTGTGCGAAATGTGGCGAGATGGTTGCCGAGCACCGTGCCCGGGTTCGTGACGGGAAATTTGTCTGCATGCCCTGTGCCGGGGAGTATGGCCGGGGATGGTAA
- a CDS encoding ABC transporter ATP-binding protein, translating into MPTIETHGLTKYYGDLCAVDHLSLSVDNEIFALLGPNGSGKTTTVLMLTTLLRPTEGTATVCGYDCATEGDIVRKKLSYVPQEMAVDIRLTGRENVVFFAKLYGVPDPRGQADEALAIMELADRADDLVKTYSGGMRRRLELAQALVHEPAVLFLDEPTLGLDVAARKKIWEHIRELRGRGMTVFVTTHYMDEADQFCDRVAIISSGSIKTIGNPKDLKAQLMKDVITAKISGEFTPFELGGTRYVGRKDDEVSFTAENGREALPLIAESLTARGMKVHALSLHEPTLDDVFLNVVGSSDEPHSFNDRQFRVMLRRRK; encoded by the coding sequence ATGCCCACAATCGAGACGCATGGCCTGACAAAATATTACGGTGATCTGTGCGCCGTTGATCACCTCTCCCTTTCGGTTGATAACGAGATCTTCGCCCTCCTGGGTCCCAATGGTTCAGGTAAGACAACAACCGTGCTGATGCTCACCACGCTGCTGCGCCCGACAGAAGGAACTGCAACAGTGTGCGGTTATGATTGCGCCACTGAAGGGGATATAGTCCGGAAAAAGCTCAGCTATGTTCCGCAGGAAATGGCAGTTGATATCCGGCTGACCGGGCGGGAGAATGTTGTCTTCTTTGCCAAACTTTACGGCGTCCCTGATCCCCGGGGGCAGGCAGATGAGGCGCTTGCGATCATGGAGCTGGCCGACCGGGCTGACGATCTGGTGAAGACCTATTCGGGCGGCATGCGGCGAAGGCTGGAGCTGGCTCAGGCGCTCGTGCATGAACCGGCCGTGCTCTTCCTGGACGAACCCACGCTCGGGCTCGATGTGGCAGCCCGGAAAAAGATCTGGGAACACATACGGGAACTCCGTGGTCGGGGCATGACAGTCTTTGTCACCACGCATTACATGGATGAGGCCGACCAGTTTTGTGACCGGGTGGCGATCATCAGCAGTGGGAGCATCAAGACTATCGGGAATCCAAAGGACCTCAAGGCCCAGCTGATGAAAGACGTGATCACTGCAAAGATCTCTGGTGAATTCACTCCTTTTGAACTGGGTGGCACCCGCTATGTGGGAAGGAAAGATGACGAAGTCTCGTTCACCGCGGAGAATGGCCGCGAGGCACTGCCGCTTATTGCAGAGTCCCTTACCGCCCGGGGCATGAAAGTCCATGCACTCTCCCTGCATGAACCTACTCTGGACGATGTCTTTCTCAATGTCGTGGGGAGCAGTGATGAGCCCCACTCGTTCAATGACCGGCAGTTCAGGGTCATGCTCCGGAGGCGAAAATGA
- a CDS encoding multidrug ABC transporter permease: protein MKGIWYYMERDLVKWARGRVAVITLLVMPAAWLIFVGLALPVRFTGNYLDFITPGILVMTMLASSLQGGSLLMFDKILGFLNKFLALPSPRENILFGKILFITIRGVIQATVILLIAILIGATILSPVQYVMIYVILILFGILFSGLATTIALYIDDHDSYAAVNTLISMPLFFMSSALMPYSVMPSWMRSIAMVNPLSFAIDAIRSVGMGEIPLMQMGLLFVAGCIVLVICVRVFRNMTV, encoded by the coding sequence ATGAAGGGCATCTGGTATTACATGGAACGTGACCTTGTGAAGTGGGCCCGGGGCAGGGTTGCCGTCATCACCCTGCTCGTTATGCCCGCTGCATGGCTCATCTTTGTCGGTCTTGCCCTGCCGGTACGGTTCACCGGCAATTACCTTGATTTCATCACGCCCGGCATCCTCGTCATGACCATGCTGGCCTCGTCCCTGCAGGGCGGTTCGCTGCTGATGTTTGACAAGATCCTGGGATTTTTAAACAAGTTCCTCGCTCTCCCCTCGCCCCGGGAGAATATCCTTTTCGGGAAGATCCTGTTCATCACGATCCGGGGGGTCATACAGGCAACGGTCATCCTGCTCATCGCGATCCTGATTGGGGCAACGATCCTCTCGCCAGTCCAGTACGTGATGATCTACGTGATCCTGATCCTCTTTGGCATTCTCTTCTCGGGACTTGCCACCACCATTGCGCTCTATATCGATGATCACGACTCTTACGCCGCAGTAAATACGCTCATCTCGATGCCGCTCTTTTTCATGTCCAGTGCACTGATGCCTTACAGCGTCATGCCCTCATGGATGCGATCCATTGCAATGGTCAACCCGCTCAGTTTTGCCATCGATGCGATCCGGTCGGTAGGTATGGGCGAGATACCCCTGATGCAGATGGGACTGCTGTTTGTGGCAGGGTGCATCGTGCTTGTCATCTGCGTGCGGGTGTTCCGGAATATGACGGTGTAG